In one Corallococcus sp. EGB genomic region, the following are encoded:
- a CDS encoding STAS/SEC14 domain-containing protein: protein MEQQIREWTCGVHRIRMIAPDVLHTKYTGIVGLQDAKWALRVYEEMAAKGPFYLVAEVPGSELPAESRKYLANNVRAEWMRSVVYVGSDLTQRVVGKAMSVAMLLTGHAASFDTVFVDTLAQAEAWVDAHRLDHAPRRAG from the coding sequence ATGGAGCAACAGATTCGCGAGTGGACGTGTGGCGTGCACCGGATCCGCATGATTGCGCCGGACGTGTTGCACACGAAGTACACGGGCATCGTGGGGCTGCAGGACGCGAAGTGGGCGCTGCGCGTCTATGAGGAGATGGCGGCGAAGGGGCCGTTCTACCTGGTGGCGGAGGTGCCGGGGTCGGAGCTGCCCGCCGAGTCGCGCAAGTACCTGGCCAACAACGTGCGCGCGGAGTGGATGCGCTCGGTGGTGTACGTGGGCTCCGACCTGACACAGCGCGTGGTGGGCAAGGCCATGTCCGTGGCCATGCTGCTCACCGGCCACGCGGCCAGCTTCGACACGGTCTTCGTGGACACGCTGGCGCAGGCCGAGGCGTGGGTGGACGCGCACCGCCTGGATCACGCGCCCCGCCGCGCGGGCTGA
- a CDS encoding STAS/SEC14 domain-containing protein, with protein MAVLREWVFGTQRVSLESSDILWAKIRGSFSEPDVRELVRVFRELEAGPDKPLYFVVDLSDSNPEGLSVAPRKYLAEHVRPGWFHAIVFFGASRMHREVLQALVVALQFVDDTKLEAQFVDSEAQARAWLEAHRRRREAAGALKGHA; from the coding sequence ATGGCGGTGCTTCGGGAGTGGGTCTTCGGGACCCAGCGTGTCTCGCTGGAGTCCTCCGACATCCTCTGGGCGAAGATCCGGGGCTCGTTTTCAGAGCCGGACGTGCGGGAGCTGGTGAGGGTGTTCCGCGAGCTGGAGGCGGGCCCCGACAAGCCGCTCTACTTCGTCGTGGACCTGAGCGACAGCAACCCCGAGGGGCTCTCGGTCGCGCCGCGCAAGTACCTGGCCGAGCACGTGCGCCCCGGCTGGTTCCACGCCATCGTCTTCTTCGGCGCCAGTCGCATGCACCGCGAGGTGCTGCAGGCGCTCGTGGTGGCGCTCCAGTTCGTCGACGACACGAAGCTGGAGGCGCAGTTCGTGGACTCGGAGGCCCAGGCCCGCGCGTGGCTGGAGGCCCACCGGCGCCGCCGGGAAGCCGCCGGCGCGCTGAAGGGGCACGCCTGA
- a CDS encoding ArsA family ATPase, protein MLDSLWRRRAVLVSGKGGVGKTTLSAALAVAAARAGRPVLLAELSPDEGGPSALAGLVGANEAGPRVVAAGPNLSFVRLSAPEGHRLFLEETLPAKWLADAALRSKALRRFLEAGPALKEMGLMFQLLSLLRRKHADGRWVHPLTVVDLPATGHALALATLPRSILSLMPGGPVGRAVREGLDLLQDPARTGVVLTTLPEPLPVSETLALVGELKDVGLPLSAAVLNRMPEDPFTPESRAALERLLETHGPHRGQRALERLERARQARQRLAAGVAVPHWGLPELALTGVALVERLAEHLMSKLEGAALHPGQEATP, encoded by the coding sequence GTGCTGGATTCCCTGTGGAGGAGACGCGCCGTGCTCGTGTCGGGCAAGGGCGGCGTGGGCAAGACGACGCTCTCCGCGGCGCTGGCGGTGGCGGCGGCGCGCGCGGGCCGTCCGGTGCTGCTGGCGGAGCTGTCCCCGGACGAGGGCGGCCCGTCCGCGCTCGCGGGGCTGGTGGGCGCGAACGAGGCCGGGCCGCGCGTGGTGGCAGCGGGGCCGAACCTGTCCTTCGTGCGCCTGTCCGCTCCCGAAGGGCACCGGCTGTTCCTGGAGGAGACGCTGCCCGCGAAGTGGCTGGCGGACGCCGCGCTGCGCTCCAAGGCGCTGCGGCGCTTCCTGGAGGCGGGCCCCGCGCTCAAGGAGATGGGGCTGATGTTCCAGCTGCTGTCCCTCTTGCGACGCAAGCATGCGGACGGGCGCTGGGTGCACCCGCTCACCGTGGTGGACCTGCCCGCCACCGGTCACGCGCTGGCGCTGGCCACGCTGCCCCGGAGCATCCTGTCGCTGATGCCGGGCGGGCCCGTGGGGCGCGCGGTGCGTGAAGGGCTGGACCTGCTCCAGGACCCCGCGCGCACGGGCGTGGTGCTCACCACCCTGCCGGAGCCGCTGCCCGTGAGCGAGACGCTGGCGCTGGTGGGCGAATTGAAGGACGTGGGGTTGCCCCTGTCCGCCGCGGTGCTCAACCGCATGCCGGAGGACCCCTTCACGCCGGAGTCGCGCGCGGCGCTGGAGCGGCTGTTGGAGACGCACGGGCCACACCGGGGACAGCGGGCGCTGGAGCGGCTGGAGCGCGCGCGGCAGGCCCGCCAGCGGCTGGCGGCGGGCGTGGCCGTGCCGCACTGGGGGCTGCCGGAGCTGGCGCTGACGGGCGTGGCGCTGGTGGAGCGGCTGGCGGAGCACCTGATGTCCAAACTCGAAGGGGCCGCGCTCCACCCCGGCCAGGAGGCCACGCCATGA
- a CDS encoding ArsA-related P-loop ATPase, which translates to MNLDGLLRDKRILVLCGAGGVGKTTTAAALGVAAARAGRKVLVLTIDPARRLAEAMGLKENGAEPTTVPPERLYADGPRGEGRLDVWMLEPRIVFERMVRRMSATESAARTILEHRLYRFLSELVAGVQEYAAAEALDSFLAEGHYDLIVLDTPPSRHALDFLDAPGRLSRFLDERIVSLFGPDSGRTGRLWQGAQALVGKVLDGIFGGGFAQEMRTFVGAFGGLFAGIRLHADRLREHLSSKDAAFLLVTSPEAAALREATFFQQTLQAKGLPFAGYVLNRSWARDDGLAPAAALKPHANNAADSDAVVALEHLAGVEDARAKAHRSLLARLAEGLPRGAMAIAAPDAGADLEDFRGLVHLGDALTVA; encoded by the coding sequence ATGAACCTGGACGGACTGCTGCGCGACAAGCGCATCCTCGTGCTGTGCGGCGCGGGCGGCGTGGGCAAGACGACGACGGCGGCGGCGCTGGGCGTGGCCGCGGCGCGCGCGGGGCGCAAGGTGCTGGTGCTCACCATCGACCCGGCGCGGCGGCTGGCGGAGGCCATGGGGCTGAAGGAGAACGGCGCGGAGCCCACCACCGTGCCTCCGGAGCGCCTGTACGCGGACGGCCCGCGCGGCGAGGGCCGGCTGGACGTGTGGATGCTGGAGCCGCGCATCGTCTTCGAGCGCATGGTGCGCCGGATGTCCGCCACGGAGAGCGCCGCGCGCACCATCCTGGAGCACCGCCTGTACCGCTTCCTGTCGGAGCTGGTCGCGGGCGTGCAGGAATACGCCGCCGCGGAGGCGCTGGACAGCTTCCTCGCGGAGGGCCACTACGACCTCATCGTCCTGGACACCCCGCCCAGCCGCCACGCGCTGGACTTCCTGGACGCGCCGGGCCGGCTGTCGCGCTTCCTGGACGAACGGATCGTCTCCCTCTTCGGGCCGGACTCGGGCCGCACCGGCCGGCTGTGGCAGGGCGCGCAGGCGCTGGTGGGCAAGGTGCTGGACGGCATCTTCGGCGGCGGCTTCGCGCAGGAGATGCGCACCTTCGTCGGCGCCTTCGGCGGGCTGTTCGCCGGCATCCGCCTGCACGCGGACCGGCTGCGGGAACACCTGTCGTCGAAGGACGCGGCGTTCCTGCTCGTCACGTCGCCGGAGGCCGCCGCGCTGCGCGAGGCCACGTTCTTCCAGCAGACGCTCCAGGCCAAGGGGCTGCCCTTCGCGGGCTATGTGCTCAACCGCAGCTGGGCGCGCGATGACGGCCTGGCCCCGGCCGCCGCGCTGAAGCCGCACGCGAACAACGCCGCGGACTCGGACGCCGTGGTCGCGCTGGAGCACCTGGCGGGCGTGGAGGACGCGCGCGCGAAGGCCCACCGCTCGCTGCTGGCGAGGCTGGCGGAAGGCCTGCCCCGGGGCGCAATGGCCATCGCCGCGCCGGACGCGGGCGCGGACCTGGAGGACTTCCGGGGCCTGGTGCACCTGGGCGACGCGCTCACCGTCGCCTGA
- a CDS encoding CBS domain-containing protein, protein MGTKDYSNGNGRHDLGRADISTPPTDAMATHRSPDVAPPGSRERAEADVSGWTPGRDERPADRQGRFHRAAAWRLGRVRTDVDDTGTWRADREGERDGGTAGPYGRDDRDVRYANGAGPRRTQGEDTVQEMPHERADYREWDRTGYGGEEPLLRDRQGRGAPGWREDPSLRERLAPRREEAFPLDPRLRASPRDPAPASGASRRRWRREPLTARDIMTRQVRTARRDSSLREVAQLMRDEDCGVVPIVDAEGRLQGLVTDRDLALRAFSGQRAVDGLRAGDVMTEDLEAVLPEEDLHGVIELMGRRQVRRVPVVEPDDRLVGIIALGDIASRADQDEELQEALERISSRRSFWSRLR, encoded by the coding sequence ATGGGCACCAAGGACTACAGCAACGGAAACGGCAGGCATGACCTGGGGCGCGCGGACATCTCCACGCCTCCCACGGATGCCATGGCCACGCACCGCTCGCCGGACGTGGCGCCGCCAGGCTCGCGCGAGCGCGCGGAGGCCGACGTGAGCGGTTGGACGCCCGGGCGCGACGAGCGCCCCGCCGACCGACAGGGGCGCTTCCACCGCGCCGCCGCGTGGCGCCTGGGCCGCGTGCGCACGGACGTGGACGACACGGGCACCTGGCGCGCGGACCGGGAGGGCGAGCGCGATGGCGGCACCGCCGGCCCCTACGGCCGCGACGACCGGGACGTGCGCTACGCCAACGGCGCGGGCCCCCGGCGCACCCAGGGCGAGGACACGGTGCAGGAGATGCCTCACGAGCGCGCCGACTACCGCGAGTGGGACCGCACCGGCTACGGCGGCGAGGAGCCCCTCCTGCGAGACCGCCAGGGCCGCGGCGCGCCGGGGTGGCGCGAGGACCCGAGCCTGCGCGAGCGGCTGGCCCCGCGAAGGGAGGAGGCCTTCCCGTTGGATCCGAGGCTCCGGGCCTCGCCCCGTGACCCGGCCCCGGCGTCCGGCGCCTCCCGCCGCCGCTGGAGGCGCGAGCCGCTCACCGCGCGCGACATCATGACCCGGCAGGTGCGCACCGCGCGGCGCGACAGCAGCCTGCGCGAGGTGGCGCAGTTGATGCGGGACGAGGACTGCGGCGTGGTGCCCATCGTGGACGCGGAGGGGCGGCTCCAGGGCCTGGTCACGGACCGCGACCTCGCGCTGCGCGCCTTCAGCGGACAGCGCGCCGTGGACGGCCTGCGCGCCGGGGACGTGATGACGGAGGACCTGGAGGCGGTGCTGCCGGAGGAGGACCTGCATGGCGTCATCGAGCTGATGGGCCGCCGCCAGGTGCGCCGCGTCCCCGTGGTGGAGCCCGACGACCGGCTCGTGGGCATCATCGCGCTGGGGGACATCGCCAGCCGCGCGGATCAGGACGAGGAGCTGCAGGAGGCACTGGAGCGCATCTCTTCGCGGCGCTCGTTCTGGAGCCGGCTGCGCTGA
- a CDS encoding ubiquinol-cytochrome c reductase iron-sulfur subunit — protein sequence MSSSRRDFFKKLLGTGVVVAGLPPACAPNIDPAPVLDVPMPGEDGIVALVVQRYPDLSREGGAVTLRFPKESGQENLLVMHPTADTYAVLSATCTHVGCPMGFDGKEAVCPCHLSRFALDGTVTHSPATVPLTQYASTYNAGTQVLSINILDGDPNFPAVVRGKLALTFEEFPDLQNTGGMVSGRPRGYGKRIFVFKLEDGTYSAVDSVCPHQRCEVGFDSGLNELLCPCHASTFTKTGTVTQGPATSDLKKFTVTVDANGVVVAIT from the coding sequence GTGAGCTCGTCGCGTCGCGACTTCTTCAAGAAGCTGTTGGGCACGGGCGTGGTGGTGGCGGGCCTGCCGCCCGCGTGCGCGCCGAACATCGACCCCGCGCCGGTGCTGGACGTCCCCATGCCCGGCGAGGACGGCATCGTCGCCCTGGTGGTGCAGCGCTACCCGGACCTGTCCCGCGAGGGCGGCGCGGTGACGCTGCGTTTCCCGAAGGAGTCCGGGCAGGAGAACCTGCTGGTGATGCACCCCACGGCGGACACCTACGCGGTGCTGTCCGCCACGTGCACCCACGTGGGCTGCCCCATGGGCTTCGACGGCAAGGAGGCCGTGTGCCCCTGCCACCTGTCGAGGTTCGCGCTCGACGGCACGGTGACGCACTCGCCCGCCACGGTGCCGCTCACTCAGTACGCGAGCACGTACAACGCGGGCACACAGGTGCTGAGCATCAACATCTTGGATGGTGATCCCAACTTCCCTGCGGTGGTGCGCGGCAAGTTGGCGCTGACCTTCGAGGAGTTCCCGGACCTCCAGAACACGGGCGGCATGGTGAGCGGCCGGCCCAGGGGCTACGGAAAGCGCATCTTCGTCTTCAAGCTGGAGGACGGGACCTATTCAGCGGTGGACTCCGTCTGCCCGCATCAGCGGTGCGAGGTGGGCTTCGATTCGGGCCTCAACGAGCTGCTCTGCCCCTGCCACGCGTCCACGTTCACCAAGACGGGCACCGTCACGCAGGGCCCCGCCACCAGCGACCTGAAGAAGTTCACCGTCACGGTGGACGCGAACGGCGTGGTCGTCGCCATCACCTGA
- a CDS encoding YceI family protein — translation MIARRLVLSAALLLALPAAAQNAKMFSVKKDSSNLTYKLIHKMHTVSGKAPPSEGKAVLKPDGTLQVAVRAQVKDFDSQNSNRDTHMLEVTEASKFPLVEVKAVGSGVKPPATFPGTVPVTLKGKLTFHGVTKDVEIPMTVKFDSASQVTADGTFKISLEGYNIERPTLLLVKVDDELVLEPHLVFTEGT, via the coding sequence GTGATTGCTCGACGACTCGTTCTGTCCGCTGCCCTGCTGCTCGCGCTTCCCGCCGCAGCGCAGAACGCGAAGATGTTCTCGGTGAAGAAGGATTCCAGCAACCTCACCTACAAGCTCATCCACAAGATGCACACCGTGTCCGGCAAGGCGCCCCCCAGCGAGGGCAAGGCCGTGCTCAAGCCGGACGGCACCCTGCAGGTGGCCGTGCGCGCGCAGGTGAAGGACTTCGACTCGCAGAACTCCAACCGCGACACGCACATGCTGGAGGTGACGGAGGCCTCCAAGTTCCCGCTGGTGGAGGTGAAGGCCGTGGGCTCCGGCGTGAAGCCGCCCGCCACCTTCCCGGGCACCGTGCCGGTCACCCTCAAGGGCAAGCTGACCTTCCACGGCGTGACGAAGGACGTCGAAATCCCCATGACGGTGAAGTTCGACTCCGCCTCGCAGGTGACGGCGGACGGCACCTTCAAGATCAGCCTGGAGGGTTACAACATCGAACGGCCCACGCTGCTGCTGGTGAAGGTCGATGACGAGCTGGTGCTGGAGCCGCACCTCGTCTTCACGGAGGGCACGTGA
- a CDS encoding nuclear transport factor 2 family protein, producing the protein MERAQRFVDALLKLEQDGDIEPMVALFADDAQVSNVASPNIYSGLDGARRFWTEYKGTLGQVKSVFRNMIESGDRVALEWETQGTARNGAAIAYEGVSIIEWDGDRVRRFFAYFDPRALGQELSHGTGPRSEVPTTTPA; encoded by the coding sequence ATGGAACGAGCGCAGCGGTTCGTGGATGCACTGCTGAAACTGGAGCAGGACGGCGACATCGAGCCGATGGTCGCCCTCTTCGCCGACGATGCACAGGTGAGCAACGTCGCCTCTCCCAACATCTACTCCGGCCTCGACGGCGCCCGCCGCTTCTGGACCGAGTACAAGGGCACCCTGGGCCAGGTGAAGTCCGTCTTCCGCAACATGATCGAATCCGGCGACCGCGTCGCCCTGGAGTGGGAGACGCAAGGCACCGCGCGCAACGGGGCCGCCATCGCCTACGAGGGCGTCTCCATCATCGAGTGGGACGGCGACCGGGTCCGCCGCTTCTTCGCCTACTTCGACCCGCGCGCCCTGGGGCAGGAGCTCTCGCACGGCACCGGGCCGCGGTCGGAGGTGCCGACGACGACACCTGCCTGA
- a CDS encoding LysM peptidoglycan-binding domain-containing protein, which produces MTTYSVRSGDTLSGLAQRFNTSVASLQKTNHIANANLIRVGQRLTVPDGFQAAPSKAGSYTVRSGDTLSGIAGRHGTTVGALAKANHIANPNKIYVGQKLTIPGAGGGAAPVTSKPPSSGGASYTVRSGDTLSGIAGRYGTTVGALAQANHIANPNKIYVGQKLTIPGRAGGTGGTSKPPPSTGGVGGTPGTSGGKGGVSVAQLRRIMPNLSQAKAEQYLPHLNKAMAEAHINTPRRQEMFLAQLAHESGELRYMEEIASGAAYEGRADLGNTQPGDGKRYKGRGPIQLTGRANYRAAGRALGIDLEGHPERAKDPDVAFRIAGWYWSSRNLNSYADAGNFREVTRRINGGYNGLASREMYYRRAQDVLG; this is translated from the coding sequence GTGACGACCTATTCCGTTCGCAGCGGCGACACGTTGAGCGGGCTGGCGCAGCGCTTCAACACGTCGGTGGCTTCGCTTCAGAAGACAAACCACATCGCGAACGCGAACCTCATCCGCGTGGGCCAGCGGCTGACGGTCCCGGATGGGTTCCAGGCGGCGCCGTCGAAGGCGGGCAGCTACACGGTGCGCAGCGGGGACACGCTGAGCGGCATCGCGGGGCGGCATGGCACGACGGTGGGGGCGCTGGCGAAGGCGAACCACATCGCGAACCCGAACAAGATCTACGTGGGCCAGAAGCTCACGATTCCGGGCGCGGGCGGAGGCGCGGCGCCGGTGACGTCGAAGCCGCCGTCGTCTGGAGGCGCTTCGTACACGGTGCGCAGTGGCGACACGTTGAGCGGCATCGCGGGCCGGTACGGCACGACGGTGGGGGCGCTGGCGCAGGCGAACCACATCGCGAACCCGAACAAGATCTACGTCGGGCAGAAGCTCACGATTCCGGGCCGCGCGGGTGGAACGGGCGGGACGTCGAAGCCGCCTCCGTCGACGGGGGGCGTGGGCGGGACGCCGGGCACGTCGGGAGGGAAGGGCGGGGTGTCGGTGGCGCAGCTGCGGCGGATCATGCCGAACCTGTCGCAGGCGAAGGCGGAGCAGTATCTGCCGCACCTGAACAAGGCGATGGCGGAGGCGCACATCAACACGCCGCGGCGGCAGGAGATGTTCCTGGCGCAGCTGGCGCATGAGAGCGGCGAGCTGCGCTACATGGAGGAGATCGCCTCGGGTGCCGCGTACGAGGGCCGCGCGGACCTGGGCAACACGCAGCCGGGCGACGGCAAGCGCTACAAGGGCCGGGGCCCCATCCAGCTCACGGGCCGCGCGAACTACCGGGCGGCGGGCAGGGCGCTGGGCATCGACCTGGAAGGGCACCCGGAGCGCGCGAAGGATCCGGACGTCGCGTTCCGCATCGCGGGTTGGTACTGGAGCTCGCGCAACCTGAACAGCTACGCGGACGCGGGCAACTTCCGCGAGGTCACCCGCCGCATCAACGGCGGCTACAACGGCCTCGCGAGCCGCGAGATGTACTACCGCCGCGCGCAGGACGTGCTGGGCTGA
- a CDS encoding cytochrome c, protein MKPTSCFSLRLFAVLALGALAPACRKETPTFEPMKLADGTVIPAATLSRGYDVYTHYCASCHGEKGDGQGPAGSGMRPPPRNFRQGLFKFGGVAAGELPTDDALKRTLRRGLHGTPMFAWDVPPADVDAVVQYLKTFSPRWKQESPGAAIAVSDDPWKGREAEAVERGRTVYHVAGKGNAGCASCHVAYLPREELAALTESVTGRKVNLANADPYTALPRDSDYSLTVDAKGEATQFAKVLPPDFLFHRLRTVWPQGTRVEGQPYTAQAQREDLYRVMAAGVGGAAMPSWKGAIPEENLWALAYYVQTLIVMNDTTAARDLQQRLRDSKVRN, encoded by the coding sequence ATGAAGCCCACTTCCTGCTTCTCGCTTCGCCTGTTCGCCGTGCTCGCGTTGGGGGCGCTCGCTCCCGCGTGCCGCAAGGAGACGCCCACCTTCGAGCCCATGAAGCTCGCGGACGGCACCGTCATCCCCGCGGCGACGTTGTCGCGCGGCTACGACGTCTACACGCACTACTGCGCGTCCTGTCACGGCGAGAAGGGCGACGGACAGGGCCCGGCGGGCTCCGGTATGCGGCCTCCGCCGCGCAACTTCCGCCAGGGCCTGTTCAAGTTCGGCGGCGTGGCCGCGGGCGAGCTGCCCACCGACGACGCGCTCAAGCGCACCCTGCGCCGAGGGCTGCACGGCACGCCCATGTTCGCGTGGGACGTGCCTCCGGCGGACGTGGACGCCGTGGTGCAGTACCTCAAGACCTTCAGCCCGCGCTGGAAGCAGGAGTCCCCCGGCGCGGCCATCGCCGTGTCCGACGACCCGTGGAAGGGCCGTGAAGCCGAGGCCGTGGAGCGCGGCCGCACCGTCTACCACGTGGCCGGCAAGGGCAACGCGGGCTGCGCCAGCTGCCACGTCGCGTACCTGCCTCGCGAGGAGCTCGCCGCGCTCACCGAAAGCGTCACCGGCCGCAAGGTGAACCTGGCGAACGCGGATCCGTACACGGCGCTGCCTCGGGATTCGGACTACTCGCTCACCGTGGACGCGAAGGGCGAAGCCACGCAGTTCGCCAAGGTGCTGCCGCCGGACTTCCTCTTCCACCGGCTGCGCACCGTGTGGCCGCAAGGCACTCGCGTGGAAGGACAGCCATACACCGCGCAGGCCCAACGCGAGGACCTCTACCGCGTCATGGCCGCGGGCGTCGGCGGCGCCGCCATGCCGTCATGGAAGGGCGCCATCCCGGAGGAGAATCTCTGGGCGCTCGCGTACTACGTGCAAACCCTTATCGTAATGAATGACACCACCGCGGCACGCGACCTTCAGCAACGATTGCGTGACTCGAAGGTGCGGAATTAA
- a CDS encoding cbb3-type cytochrome c oxidase subunit I — protein sequence MKAGAFLRSLWTTDPQRVARQYLWGGFLFLLVGGLLAMLIRFQWAWPGQPVPGLGWVLPESKGALTPPTYTAVFTMHGLLMIFFAVTPLLFGALGHFVLPLAIGSKQMAFPRLSPFGFWAYAVGGALMLVSFVVRLGPASAGWTSYPPLATSAFTPSLGQTLVTVAVLCVGVSAFLYGLNFVVTVVRCRAPGMTWGRMPLVVWGLFYGAVLNVLFVPVLAAATGLLLLDRVAGTQFFIAGAAAVGGGGDPVVYQHLFWLFGHPEVYILILPAWGMVGDFVAFFSRKPAHGYRMTAGAMGAVTALSGAVYAHHLFTSGMAPVLGRTFMVLTLLISLPAQVMFLNWLMTLWRGSVRLTSPMLAALATMIVFGLGGITGLALGAVATDVPLHGTMWVVGHFHLTMGAASFLAVFAGLYFWFPRMYGRALDERLAKVHVVLSAVLFIAVFGGQLVAGYAGQLRRLYDPYQYAFLSHLLTLNRWTSWAAFALGAAQLVFVVNLARTLGWGRAAEPNPWRVGTLEWTDAGPGAVVLRGPHALSQPEVQEQLGRDWVGQAEPLPSGAAVPEPVAAPVPGVEGAV from the coding sequence ATGAAGGCGGGGGCGTTCTTGAGGTCGCTGTGGACGACGGACCCCCAGCGCGTGGCGCGGCAGTACCTGTGGGGTGGGTTCCTGTTCCTGCTGGTGGGCGGCCTGCTGGCCATGCTCATCCGCTTCCAGTGGGCGTGGCCGGGGCAGCCGGTGCCGGGCCTGGGGTGGGTGCTGCCCGAGTCGAAGGGCGCGCTGACGCCCCCCACGTACACGGCCGTGTTCACGATGCACGGCCTGTTGATGATCTTCTTCGCGGTGACGCCGCTGCTCTTCGGGGCGCTGGGGCACTTCGTGCTGCCGCTGGCCATCGGCTCCAAGCAGATGGCGTTCCCCCGGCTGTCGCCCTTCGGCTTCTGGGCCTACGCGGTGGGCGGCGCGCTGATGCTGGTGTCGTTCGTGGTGCGGCTGGGGCCGGCGAGCGCGGGGTGGACGTCCTATCCGCCGCTGGCGACGTCCGCGTTCACGCCGAGCCTGGGGCAGACGCTGGTGACGGTGGCGGTGCTGTGCGTGGGCGTGTCCGCGTTCCTGTACGGGCTCAACTTCGTCGTCACGGTGGTGCGCTGCCGCGCGCCGGGGATGACGTGGGGGCGGATGCCGCTGGTGGTGTGGGGGCTGTTCTACGGCGCGGTGCTCAACGTGCTGTTCGTGCCGGTGCTGGCGGCGGCCACGGGGCTGCTCTTGTTGGACCGGGTGGCGGGCACGCAGTTCTTCATCGCGGGCGCGGCGGCGGTGGGCGGGGGCGGCGACCCGGTGGTGTACCAGCACCTGTTCTGGCTGTTCGGCCACCCGGAGGTCTACATCCTCATCCTGCCCGCGTGGGGCATGGTGGGCGACTTCGTGGCGTTCTTCAGCCGCAAGCCCGCGCATGGCTATCGAATGACGGCGGGGGCCATGGGCGCGGTGACGGCGCTGAGCGGCGCGGTGTACGCGCACCACCTGTTCACCAGCGGGATGGCGCCGGTGCTGGGGCGCACGTTCATGGTGCTGACGCTGCTGATTTCACTGCCCGCGCAGGTGATGTTCCTCAACTGGCTGATGACGCTGTGGCGGGGGAGCGTGCGGCTCACGTCGCCGATGCTCGCGGCGCTGGCGACGATGATCGTCTTCGGCCTGGGCGGCATCACGGGCCTGGCGCTGGGCGCGGTGGCCACGGACGTGCCCCTGCACGGGACGATGTGGGTGGTGGGCCACTTCCACCTGACGATGGGCGCGGCCAGCTTCCTCGCGGTGTTCGCGGGGCTCTACTTCTGGTTCCCACGCATGTACGGGCGCGCGCTGGATGAACGGCTGGCGAAGGTGCACGTGGTGCTGAGCGCGGTGCTGTTCATCGCCGTCTTCGGTGGCCAGCTGGTGGCGGGCTACGCGGGGCAGCTGCGGCGGCTCTATGACCCGTACCAGTACGCGTTCCTCTCGCACCTGCTCACGTTGAACCGGTGGACCAGCTGGGCGGCGTTCGCGCTGGGCGCGGCGCAGCTGGTGTTCGTGGTGAACCTGGCGCGGACGCTCGGGTGGGGCCGGGCCGCGGAGCCGAACCCGTGGCGGGTGGGAACGCTGGAGTGGACGGACGCGGGCCCTGGCGCCGTGGTGCTGCGCGGGCCGCATGCGCTGTCGCAACCGGAAGTACAAGAGCAACTGGGTCGCGATTGGGTGGGGCAGGCGGAGCCGCTGCCCTCGGGCGCGGCGGTGCCGGAGCCGGTGGCGGCGCCGGTGCCCGGGGTGGAGGGCGCTGTCTAG
- a CDS encoding cytochrome c oxidase subunit II: MAESPALPPASSSDVAPPDAQAPLAVPPARGAWSLAPPENASATGDRIDALLATSHRFDVALALVMLGWLLVAVVRFRGARKVAPDGGTRRSRAWVLGLAVGVFGVVDGTLFLGSQGYLNDVLWNFRVPAEDPRTVRIEINAHQWSWEVRYAGTDGAFGTRDDVVTWNDLRVPAGVPVWVQLVSTDVVHGFSLPAFRVKLDAIPGRVNQTWFQAAREGAWEAACYQHCGTSHYRMRGMLTAMSPEAYAAWLREASLKAVQAYDADDTAAHWGWVWRTP, translated from the coding sequence ATGGCGGAGTCCCCCGCGTTGCCCCCGGCGTCATCGAGCGACGTCGCGCCGCCGGATGCGCAGGCGCCCCTGGCGGTGCCCCCCGCGCGCGGCGCATGGAGCCTGGCGCCACCGGAGAACGCGAGCGCGACGGGCGACCGCATCGACGCGCTGCTGGCCACGAGCCATCGCTTCGACGTGGCGCTGGCGCTGGTGATGCTCGGGTGGTTGCTGGTGGCGGTGGTGCGCTTCCGGGGGGCCCGGAAGGTGGCGCCGGATGGGGGCACGCGGCGCTCGCGGGCGTGGGTGTTGGGGTTGGCCGTGGGCGTGTTCGGCGTGGTGGACGGGACGCTGTTCCTGGGCTCCCAGGGCTACCTGAACGACGTGCTCTGGAACTTCCGCGTCCCCGCGGAGGATCCGCGCACGGTGCGGATTGAGATCAACGCGCACCAGTGGTCGTGGGAGGTGCGGTACGCGGGCACGGACGGCGCGTTCGGCACGAGGGATGACGTGGTGACGTGGAACGACCTGCGCGTGCCGGCGGGCGTGCCCGTCTGGGTGCAGCTGGTCTCCACGGACGTGGTGCACGGGTTCTCGCTGCCGGCCTTCCGCGTGAAGCTGGACGCCATTCCGGGCCGCGTGAACCAGACGTGGTTCCAGGCCGCTCGCGAGGGCGCGTGGGAGGCCGCGTGCTACCAGCACTGCGGCACCAGCCACTACCGGATGCGCGGCATGCTGACGGCGATGTCCCCGGAGGCCTACGCGGCGTGGCTGCGCGAGGCGAGCCTCAAGGCGGTGCAGGCCTACGACGCGGATGACACGGCGGCCCACTGGGGCTGGGTGTGGAGGACGCCATGA